CAGCGCGCGCATGTCGAGCATCGACTGCGGCTGGCCCGTTCCGACGACGACGTAGAAGGGCAGGGCGCCGGCGATCCGCGAGCTGATCGCGGTGTGCGCGAAGCGCACGGGCGAATCACGCGGAAAGTAGGCGAGGAAGTTCGTGTCCGCCTCGATACGCGGCAACGCCATGACCGACAGCGCCACGAGGCCGGCGGCGACGATGAAGATGACGCGCCGATGGCGAATGTCGATCTGCGCGAGGCGCGAAAGCGCCTGCCCGAGGCCGCCCCGCTCTCCTTCCGCTGGCACCCGGCGGTAGCGGCGCTCCGGCATCACCATGATGAGCGCGGGGACCAACGTCATGGCCAGCAGGAACAAGAACGTAATGCCGATCACCGAATACATCCCGAGCGCCCGTACGGCCTGAATCGAGTTCAGGAGCAACGCGGAGAAGCCGATCATGGTCGCGAGCCCGGAGATGAACACCGGCAGTCCCGCTTGCCGGAGCGCGCGATGCACGGGATGCTCCGTGCCCGTCGGGGTCTCGAGCTCGAGATAGTAGCGCGCGACGACGTGCGTAGCGTACGAACTGCCGATCACGATCAGGAGCGAGGGCAGCACCAGTGTCCCAAGCGAGATCGGCTCCCCGATCCATCCCATGACGCCCATCGTCCAGAGCACGCCGACGAGCACGCAGAGCAACGGCAAGACGACGCCGCGACGCGTACGAAACGAGAAGAACAGCACCGCGATCATGAGCGCGAGGCTGGCCGGCGTGAGCACGGCCAGATCCCGGCGCATGAGATCGAGGCCCCTCACTTTCAGGTGGGAGAGTCCGGTCATGTAGAACCGCTCCGGACTCGCTTCGTCGTAGGCGTCGGCGAGGATCTGCTCGAGCGCGCGGTCGATCCGTTGCGCCGCCTCCTCGCCAGGCTCGTCGTCCTCGAAGAACACGTTGATCGCGGCACCGTGGCTGTCCGGAGAAATCAGGTTGCCGGCGAAGAGCGGATTGTCCTTGATGCGCGCGCGCAGCCGATCGCGCGCCTCCGTCGTCTTCGGGACCTCGGGGATCAGCAGCGGCGGGTTCAAGACGTCGGCGATCGGATCACGGACGTTGGTGAGGCTGATGACTTGCGCGACGCCGTCGATCGCGGCGACGCGTGTCGTGACCGTGCGGATCTTCTCGAGCGTGGAGGCCGACAACACGTCCGGCGCCAGCACGCCGACGATGTCGATCTCGTCGTTGCCGAACCGTTCGATGACCTGGGCGTAGAGCGCTTGGCCGGGATCGTCGCGCGGCAGCAGCGTCCCGACCGAGCTGTCGACGCGCAGATGCCGCGCGCCCGCGCCGAGCAGCACCGTCACGACCGCCACCACCGCCAGTACGAGCCATGGGAACCGGATGATGGCTCGGTACGCCGCGTCGGCCATGGCGCGCGAGCATTCGCCAGCGGTCCGGAGGTTGTCAAGGTCGTGGGCCGACGCTAGAAGCGCGGCCATGCAGCTCACCGACGTTCTCTACGAGAAGCGCGACGGCACGGCGTGGATCACGATCAATCGGCCCGAACGGCGCAACGCGTTTCGCGGCGAGACCGTGCAGGACTTGATCGCGTGCGTGCGCGACGCGTGGCGGGACCGCGACGTCGGCGTCCTCGTGCTGACCGGCGCGGGCGACAAAGCCTTCTGCAGCGGCGGCGATCAGAAGGAAAGCTACGTCGGGCTCGACGACGTCGCGACGCTCCATGCCGCGCTCCGCAACGTCCCGAAGCCCGTGATCGCGATGGTGAACGGCTACGCGATCGGCGGGGGCCACGTCCTGCACGTCGTCTGCGACCTCTCGGTCGCGGCCGACACCGCGATCTTCGGTCAGACCGGTCCTCGCGTCGGCAGCGTCGACCCGGGGTTCGGCACGGCGTACCTCGCGCGCGTCATCGGCGAGAAGAAGGCCCGCGAGATCTGGTACCTCTGCCGGCAGTACAGCGCCGCCGAGGCGCTCGCCATGGGGCTCGTGAACAAGGTCGTCCCGGCCGCGGATCTCCGCACGGAGGTCGAAGCCTGGTGCGCCGACCTCCTCGCGAAGAGCCCGACGGCGCTCCGCATCGCGAAGCAGTCGTTCAACGCCGACAGCGACCACCTCCACGGTATCGGCGGGCTCGGGTTCAGCGCGGTGGAGCTCTACTACCAGAGCGCCGAAGCGAAGGAGGGCAAACAGGCGTTCGTGGAAAAGCGCGCTCCGGATTTCCGGAAGCACGCCAGGTGACGCGCCGGCTCAGATCTGGACGAGCACCGCGCCGCCCTCCACCTTGACGGCGTACGTTGCGACCTTGCAGGCGGCGTCGTCGGTGTTGACGCCCGTACGCGCGTCGAAGCGCCACTCGTGCCACGGGCACGCGACGACGGTGCCCACGAGCTCGCCCTCGCCGAGCGGCCCTCCCTGATGCGGACACGTATCGTCGATGGCGTAGAAGGTGCCGTCGCAATTGAACACCGCGATGGGTTTGCCGCCCGCCTCGACCGAGACGCCGGTGCCGACGGGCACGTCCTTCACCTCTGCCACCTTCACGAACTCGGACATCCGCTCGCCCTCGCCGATTCCTGCGGCGCGCACCGCGCCGCCTTGCCGTCGAAATCAGCGCACACTAGTGCACCGTCGTCGAGATAGCGTCAATCGGATCGCGTTCCTCGGCGTCCCTCGCAAGGAACGCCTCGGACGAAGGTAACGCCCCTCGTCGGGGCCGGGCCGGAGCGGAAGGCGAGCTCCGATCCCGAGCGGGTACGGCGGCTCGCGGAGCGTCCTCGTCGCCGCGGCGAGCGAAGCGCTCGCCCGCGGCGACGAGGGGAGGCCGACGGCGCGCGCCGTCGCGACCTCGTAGAACCGCGGCCGCGGCTACGCCGCCGCTTCGCCGCGCAAGCCGAACGTCTTGATCTTGCGCATCAAGGTATTGCGGCCGATCCCGAGGCGGCGCGCCGCGAGACTCTGGTTCCAGTTGCAGCTGCTGAGCACGCCCGCGATGTAGTCGCGCTCGAGCTGACGCAGCGGAAAGACGTCCGGCGCGGCGAAACGCCGGGGACGGCGGCCGAGCACGGCACGGATGCGCTCCGGCGTGACCTCGGTGCCCCGGGAGAGGGCGAGCACCGCCTCGAGCGTCTGCTCGAGCTCACGCGCATTCCCCGGCCACGCGTAGCTCATGAGTTCCGCGACAGCGAGTCGCGAGAGCCCCGGACGCGGCGCACCCGCGGCCTCGCACCACTCCTCCACCACCCGGTCCGCGACAACCGCGATGTCCTCCCGGCGCTCGCGCAAGGGCGGCAACGCGATCCGTACGACCGCGAGCCGGAAGAAGAGATCCCGCCGGAAGCGGCCGAGACGCGTCAGCTCCTCGAGCGGCGCCGCCGTGCCGGCGATGATCCGCACGTCGTGGTCGTGATCGCGCTGGGCGAGCGACAGCGTCATCTGCGCCTGCAGCCGCGGCGGGAGCACGTCGACGGCGTTCAGGTAGACGGTCGCCCGCGGCGCGTTCGGCGCGAGCGCACCGCCGTCCTCCGAGAAGAGCACGCGCTCGATTTCGGCCTCCCCGAGCTTCTCGAGAGAGATGGCGATGAAGGGCTCGGACGCATGCGGTCCCTGCCGATAGATGCGCTCGGCCAGGATCCGCTTCCCGGTACCGCTTTCGCCGTGAATGACCATGTTGACGTTGGCGTGGGCGAGATGGCCGAGCGCCCGCTCGACCTCGCGGATCGGGGCGCTCGTCCCCGCGAGCCATACGTTGGACCCGACCGGTACACTCACCGACTCTCGAAACGATGGAACAGACATGGCTGGATTCCCCCCTGAGGCAAAGGCGCCGAGTCGCGCAGGCTCGTACTAGGACGTACGCGGAATCCCCTCTAGGTCGAACTGTCGGGTCATCACCCTACGCATCTGGGAAAAAGGAAGTACCGGCGCTTGGCAGTTGCCGAGGGCCGATGGTAGCGTCCGCGAAACCACACGCTTCCGGAGAAATCGCCACAGAATCCGCGAGATGAAGAACGAACGAACCAAGGTGCTGCTGGCCGACGATCACACGATCGTCCGTGAAGGCATCCTCTCCCTCCTCCAGGCGCACCAGGGAATCGCCGTCGTCGGCACCGCGGAGAACGGCCAGGAGGCGATCGAGAAGGCGCGCCGGACCTTCCCGGACATCGTCGTCATGGACATCGCGATGCCGCTCCTGAACGGCATCGAGGCGACCCGTCAGCTCGGCCGCGTCCTGCCGCAGACGAAGGTGATCGTGCTGACGATGTACGCCGACGAGGAGTACGTGCTACGTGCGCTGCAGGCCGGCGTCCGCGGCTATCTGCTCAAACGATCGGCCGCGGCCGAGTTGCTCCAGGCGATCCAGAAGGTCGAGCGCGGAGACTTCTACCTGAGCTCCGAGATCTCGCACGTCGTGGTCGAGCGCTTCCTCGCGTCGCCGCAGCCGACCGAAGAAACGACGGCCCTCACCGAGCGCGAGCGACAGATCCTGCAGCTCGTCGCGGAAGGCCACACCAATCGTCAGATCGCGATCGCCCTCGGCATCACGCCGAAGACGGTGGACACCCACCGCACGCGGATGATGACCAAGCTCGACATCCACGACACGCCGGGCCTCGTGCGCTACGCGATCCGCAAGGGCATCGTCACCGCCGACAATTAGGTCGCCTTCTCGACCGCGGGCCTCTTCGTGATGTCGACCGGGATGCCGCGCTTCTCCCGCACGGCGGAGAGAAAACGCCCGGCGTCGATGCGCTCGGCGACGCCCGCCTTCTTGGCCTCCCCACGCGCGTAGCGATCGAAGTCGCGGATGCGCCCGTAGACGTCGGCGTGCACCTCGACGTAGACACGCGCGTCGCGCGTCCCGAACTTCACCGGCTGGTAGACGAGTTCGCCGGGCGTACCGGGTGCGACGTTCGGATACAGGACTTCCAGATCCTCGGGATAGAGGCGGATGCAGCCATGGGTCGTCAGCCGGCCGATCGACCACGGGTCGTTCGTACCGTGGATCGCATAGAGCCCGTGCGACAGCCGCAGACGGTACGCGCCCATCGGGTTGTCTGGCCCCGGCGGTACGACCCGCTGCGGGTTGTCCATCGTACGCAGGATGCTGTCGGGAACGATCCAGGTGGGATTGGCGTCCTTGGATCGGATCGTGAACGGGCCGATCGGGCTCGGCGCCTCTTCGGTGCCGATGCCGACGGCCCATGTCCGGAGCGACACCAGGTCGCCCGGCCGCGCGTTGGTCGGGAACACGTACATCCGCATCTCGGGGATGTTCACGACGAGACCCCGGTACCGTGAGCGCGGGAGAATCCACCGCGACGGCACGACGACCTCCGCCCCGGGCGTCGGAACCCACTCGTCCACCGACGGATTCGCGTCACGCAGCTCGTGGAAGCCGAGCCCCGCCTCGCGCGCGACCTCCAGGAGCGTCTCGCCCTGCTTCACGCGGTGGTACTGCATGCGGCCGACGATTCCGGGCAGCTCGTCCGCCGCAGGCACACGAGCGAGCGCGGCGGTGATCTTCTCGGGCTCCGCGGCTGCCGGACGGCGCCGACCGAGCCAGATCGGACCGCACGCCGACGTTCCTACGAGCAGCAGCGCCGTCGCGAGCCCGATCAGACGCCGCGGGGCTCGCCCTTTCGCCTCAGAGCCAGGTCGTCGCATAGTCCACCAACCCCTCCAGCTGGCGGACCTTCGCGCCCCACGCCGGCCGATCGGCCGGCAACGCCGCATCGTAGGCGAGGCGCGTCTCCGCCAGGCACCCTTCCATGATGTCGAGACAGCGCGCGGTGAGTTCCCGGCTGCGTCGCCGCGTGCGCGCGCGCACGATCTCCTGGAAGTCGATGATCTCCGCCACCGCGACGGATCATGGCGCGAAGGATCGCACGCGGCAAGTTTGACCCTCGATCGCGATTACTCTAGTTGAACCGGCGCGATGCGCGTGAGCCACCTGGCGATCGACCGCTTCGAGGCGGGCGACGCCGAGACCGCGATCTTCTCGCCGCGCTGCGCCTTCGGCGTGGCGATCAGGTCCCCGGAGCACCCCGCGCTGCCGGCCGCGAGGCCCGCGTGATTCCCTGCGCCCTCCCGGGCGACACCGTCCCGCTCCGCGCCGTGTCGTTCGACGCCGCGGGCACGCTCTTCCACCCGGTACGTCCGATCGGCGAGCTCTACGCCATGGTCGCCGCGCGCCACGGCGTCACGGCGGACGCGACGGATCTCGACCGCCGCTTCCGCGCCGCGTTCCGCGCCGCACCGCCGCTCGCGTTCCCACCCCTCGCTGAGCCCGAGCGCAGGCGACGCGAGAAGGGCTGGTGGCACGCGATCGTGCGCGAGGTCTTCGCCGGGAGCCCGGTCGCGGACTTCGACGGCTACTTCGACGCGCTCTTCGCCTTCTTCGCGGGCGCAGAGGCGTGGCGCGCCGACCCCGACGCCGCCCCGCTCCTCGCGCGGCTCCGCGCCGCGGGCGTCCGCGTCCTCGTCGTCTCGAACTTCGACGCCCGCGTCCGCGACGTGCTCGCGGCGCTCGGCCTCGCCGGCGCCGTCGACGCCGTCACCATCTCGAGCGAAGCCGGCGCGGCGAAGCCCGACCCGCGCATCTTCGCGCGCGCCCTCGCCGACGCGAGTCTGCGTGCGCACGAGGTGCTGCACGTCGGCGACAGCGCCCGCGAAGACCTGCCGGCGGCACGCGGCGCGGGCCTCGAGGTCGTGCTGGTCGGCGGCCCGGAGCTCGCGGCCGAAGCGCCCGATGCGACCTGCGTCCCGCGTCTCGCCGACGCCGCCGTCTACATCGAGCGACGCCTGCCCCGTCCCCCGCGCGACGTCCGGTAGCCCCTACCAGCGCAGCGTCTCGCCGAGCGGCGGCGTCCAGAGGCGGTCCGCCGCGACGCCCCGCCGCGCGCCCTCGGCGTGAAAGCGGCGCGGGGCCTCGTCGAGCGGCTCGTCGGTGAGATCGAAGGTCCCGTAGTGGATGCCGAGCATCCGCTCGGCGCCGGCGTCGAGCCCCGCCTGCAAGGCCTCCTCGGGATCGAGATGGATCGGCCGCATCATGCGCGGCGGGTCGTACGCGCCGATCGGGAGCGCGGCGAGCCCGAAGGGCCCGAGCTTCGCGCCGATCTCGCGGAATCCCGGAAAGTAGCCGGAGTCACCCGCGAAATAGAAGCGTCGGGTCGGGCCCGTCACGACCCATCCCGACCAGAGGCTCGCGCAGTCGTCGGTGAGCCGCCGCCCGCTCCAATGCTGCGCCGGCACGCAGTGGATCTCTAGGCCCGCGAGCGCGCGGCGATCCCACCAGTCGAGCTCCTCGACGGGTCCGACGCCCGCGGCACGCAGCCAACGGGCGTCGCCGAGCGGCACGAAGAAGCGCGTGCCCTTCGCTGCGAGCCACCGCAGCGTCGGCAGGTCGAGGTGGTCGTAGTGGTTGTGGGAGATCAGGACGAAGTCGACCGGCGGCAACGCCTCGAGCGCGAGCGCCGGCGGCGCGAAACGCTTCGGACCGACGAACGACACCGGGAACGGCTTCGCGGACCAGATCGGATCGGTAAGGAACGTCCGGTGATCCATCTGCACGAGCACCGTCGCGTGACCGATCCAGGTGACCGTCGGCTCGCTGTGGCGCGCGTTCTCGCGCAGGAAGACCCCGTCGTTCGCTACCCGGGGCGGCGCGCCCGGACGGTCGCGGAAGAACCCCGCGAGACGTCGGGCCAGGAACGGCACCAGCACGTCGAGCCCGCCGCGGTCGATGATCGCGGGGTTCCGAAACCGCCCGTTGCCGTGATGCGCCGGTCGCTCCATCCCCACTCGCCTGCCAACGCTGAGCTACCAGAGGAACGCCCCCCTGGCCACCCGCGGGCGCTCCGGAGGACTATCTCGAGCACGACATCTGTGTGTAGAAGATCTTCGGCCGCTTCCACGACCTGCTCGTCTCGGAGGTCCTGACATGCTCGTCTCCATCGATGGTCGTCTCGTTCCGCGCGCCGACGCGCGCATCTCGGTCTTCGATCACGGCCTGCTCTACGGCGACGGGGTGTTCGAGGGCATTCGCGTCTACGATCGCCGGATCTTCCGGCTCGACGCGCACCTCGCGCGGCTGGAAGCGTCGGCGCACGCGATCGCGCTCGCGCTGCCGATGGATCGCGCCGCGCTCGCAACCGTCGTACGTGACGCGGTGCGCGCGAATCGCCAGGTCGACGGCTACATCCGCCTCGTGGTGACCCGCGGCGAGGGACCGCTCGGCCTCGACCCGACGACGTGCACGCGCCCCACCGTCATCGTCATCGTCGCCGATCTCGCCGTGTACCCCGCCGAGCGCTACACCTCGGGCATCCGCGTCGTCACCGCGGCGACGCGGCAGGTGCCCGCGGCGAGCGTCGATCCCCGCATCAAATCGCTCAACTACCTGAAAAACGTGCTCGCGCGGTTGGAGGCGCACCAGGCCGGCGCCGCCGAAGCGCTGATGCTGAATCCGGAAGGATTCGTCGCGGAGTGCACGGCCGACAACGTCTTCGTCGTGCGTGGGCAGCGGATCCTGACGCCACCCGCGACCGACGGCGCCCTCGACGGCATCACCGCCGGTGTCGTTCGCGACCTCGCCCGCGCGGCGGGCTTCGGGTGGGACGAGCGCCGACTCGCGCGCTACGACCTCTTCGTCGCCGACGAGTGCTTCCTCACCGGAACGGGCGCCGAGATCATCCCGGTCGTGTCGCTCGACGGCCGTCGCATCGGCACCGGCGAGCCGGGACCCGCCACCCGGCGGCTGTCGGCGGCCTTCCACGAGCTCGCCGCGCGCGAGGGCGATCCCGTCTTCTGAAGGCCGCGCGCCGCGGCCGCCGGTTAGCTCCCTCCGCTCAACTCTTCGCGGCGGGCCCGGCGCTCGATCATCTCGTCGAGCTCGTCGATCGAGATCGCCGAGGCCAACGCGAACTCCGTGGGGAGCGCGCGATACGGAAGGACGGCCTCGATCTCGCCCGGACGGTGCGCCGCGGGCATGTGCCGCCGCGCCAGCCCGATGTCCCAGAAATAGTACGGCGGCGGAATCTCGCCGTCGTACGCGCTCGCCAGCTCCTTCTCGAGGTTGCGGGGTACGTGCCGTCCGAGGCTGGACATCATCATTCTGCGCCTCCTGCTCACGGAATTAGGCGCGCGCTGCTCCCATCGCGGCAAGCACCTCCGATCCCCACAGGCGCGGGAAAAAATCCCTACGCGTTCCGGTCTCTCCATCGGCCGCGGGCGACGTGGACGCTCCCGAGACCCCGTGCTACGCCGCGCGGCTCGTGCACGCCCCTCTCCTCTCGCGCCGTCGGGCGTCCCTGGCCGCGGGCATCGTCGCCCTGGTCGCGGTCGTCGCGCTCGCGCTCTTCGTGGACCTCGGGCGGCCGGCCTTCTGGGATCCGGGCGAGAGCCGCTACGCCGAGACCGTGCGGGAGATGACCGCGACCGGCAACTGGATTGCGCCGACGCTCGCGTTCGCTCGCTACTACGACAAGCCACCCCCGTACTTCTGGGTCGTGGCCGGCTCGTTTGCCGCCTTCGGCCGGACCGAGTGGGCGGCGCGCCTGCCGTCGGCCGTGGCCGCGGTGGCGACGATCGCACTCGTGGTCGCCTTCGGCTGGTCGCGCGTCGGCCCCCGCGCCGCGCTCGGCGCCGGCGTGGTGCTCGTGACGGCGGCGCAGCTCGTCGCGCTCGGCCGCTCGGTCCGGATGGACATGCTGTTGACGTTTCTCACCAGCGCGACCCTGCTACAGAGCTTCCTCCTCCTCGCCGACGACGGCCGGCCCGCCGCGCGTTCGCGGCCGTCGGCGACATGGCCTCTCTACGTGACGACCGTGCTCGGGATCCTCGTGAAGGGACCGGTCGGACTCGTGCTGCCGCTCCTCGTGATCGGCGCGTTCGTGCTCGCGACCCACACGCCGCTCCGTGCCGCGCGGCTCCGCCCGGGCGTGGTCTCGATCGTGGCCATCGCCGGCCTCTTCTCGTGGTACGTCGTGCAGGCCGTCTACACCCCCGACTACCTCTGGACCTTCCTCTGGCAGCACAACCTCGGCCGCTTCGCCGGCCGCGCGCTCGCGGGGCATGCCGAGCCGATCTGGTTCTACGCCTGGATCCTGCCGGTCACCTTCCTGCCTTGGACCCTGTTCCTGCCGGGCGCAGTCAGGCGCGCGTTCGTCCGCGCCCGGCGCGGCGACCGGCTCGCCACGTTCCTCCTCCTCTGGTGCGCGCTGCCGTTCGTCTTCTTCAGCCTCTCGCGCGCGAAGCTCGCGACGTACCTCCTGCCGATCTTCCCCGCGCTGGCACTGATCGTCGCGACCTACCTCGACCGCGTGCTTCGAGCCCCCGTGGCGACGCGCGCCCGCGCGCTCGCCGTCCCCTCGCTCCTCTGGTCGGGCGCCCTGACGACCGTCGCGCTCGGCGCGCCGATCGGCGTCGCGATCTCCCACCCGAGCTATGCCCGCGCCGCGCTCGCCGCGCTGCCGCTCGCGGCGTTCGGCGCGGCGGGATGGTGGCTCCGCCGGCGTGCGGCCTGGCGCGCCGTCCCGGCGCTGATCGCGGCGGGGATGCTCACGCTGCAGGTCCTCTTCTTCCGCGTCGGCGCCCCGGCCGTGGACGATTTCGCGAGCCTCCGCGATGCCGCTCGGGCGGCGGACGCGCTCCCGGCGAACACGCTCGTATTCGCGTACAAGACCCGCGGGCACTCGTTCACGTACTACGGAGGCCGGAGCCTGCTGCGCGTCCGCTCGCCTGCCGCCGTCGCGGCGGCGCTCGGCCGCCGGACACCGACGGCGGCGCTCGTAAAGACCCGCCATTTCGAGGCGATCGGCGCGCACCTGACCCGGCCGGCCTGCGTCTGGTGGCGGAGCCCGTCGGGCCGGGCGCTCATCGCGAACGTGCCGACGCCCGACGGCTCCGGCGTATTGCTCGCCGCCCCGGGCGATCCCGCCGCGGGCGACGGCTGTTGAGCCCAGGGCCGATGGCCCGAACGGGGACTTTGACGCACTGAGACGACGCGGCTAGAGTCGCGTCGTGACTCGGGTTCCAAGCGACCGCCCCGTGAAGCTCGAGGCGATTGTCGTC
This genomic stretch from Deltaproteobacteria bacterium harbors:
- a CDS encoding L,D-transpeptidase family protein, whose amino-acid sequence is MRRPGSEAKGRAPRRLIGLATALLLVGTSACGPIWLGRRRPAAAEPEKITAALARVPAADELPGIVGRMQYHRVKQGETLLEVAREAGLGFHELRDANPSVDEWVPTPGAEVVVPSRWILPRSRYRGLVVNIPEMRMYVFPTNARPGDLVSLRTWAVGIGTEEAPSPIGPFTIRSKDANPTWIVPDSILRTMDNPQRVVPPGPDNPMGAYRLRLSHGLYAIHGTNDPWSIGRLTTHGCIRLYPEDLEVLYPNVAPGTPGELVYQPVKFGTRDARVYVEVHADVYGRIRDFDRYARGEAKKAGVAERIDAGRFLSAVREKRGIPVDITKRPAVEKAT
- a CDS encoding HAD-IA family hydrolase, producing the protein MIPCALPGDTVPLRAVSFDAAGTLFHPVRPIGELYAMVAARHGVTADATDLDRRFRAAFRAAPPLAFPPLAEPERRRREKGWWHAIVREVFAGSPVADFDGYFDALFAFFAGAEAWRADPDAAPLLARLRAAGVRVLVVSNFDARVRDVLAALGLAGAVDAVTISSEAGAAKPDPRIFARALADASLRAHEVLHVGDSAREDLPAARGAGLEVVLVGGPELAAEAPDATCVPRLADAAVYIERRLPRPPRDVR
- a CDS encoding enoyl-CoA hydratase/isomerase family protein yields the protein MQLTDVLYEKRDGTAWITINRPERRNAFRGETVQDLIACVRDAWRDRDVGVLVLTGAGDKAFCSGGDQKESYVGLDDVATLHAALRNVPKPVIAMVNGYAIGGGHVLHVVCDLSVAADTAIFGQTGPRVGSVDPGFGTAYLARVIGEKKAREIWYLCRQYSAAEALAMGLVNKVVPAADLRTEVEAWCADLLAKSPTALRIAKQSFNADSDHLHGIGGLGFSAVELYYQSAEAKEGKQAFVEKRAPDFRKHAR
- a CDS encoding MBL fold metallo-hydrolase, producing MERPAHHGNGRFRNPAIIDRGGLDVLVPFLARRLAGFFRDRPGAPPRVANDGVFLRENARHSEPTVTWIGHATVLVQMDHRTFLTDPIWSAKPFPVSFVGPKRFAPPALALEALPPVDFVLISHNHYDHLDLPTLRWLAAKGTRFFVPLGDARWLRAAGVGPVEELDWWDRRALAGLEIHCVPAQHWSGRRLTDDCASLWSGWVVTGPTRRFYFAGDSGYFPGFREIGAKLGPFGLAALPIGAYDPPRMMRPIHLDPEEALQAGLDAGAERMLGIHYGTFDLTDEPLDEAPRRFHAEGARRGVAADRLWTPPLGETLRW
- a CDS encoding response regulator transcription factor, which encodes MKNERTKVLLADDHTIVREGILSLLQAHQGIAVVGTAENGQEAIEKARRTFPDIVVMDIAMPLLNGIEATRQLGRVLPQTKVIVLTMYADEEYVLRALQAGVRGYLLKRSAAAELLQAIQKVERGDFYLSSEISHVVVERFLASPQPTEETTALTERERQILQLVAEGHTNRQIAIALGITPKTVDTHRTRMMTKLDIHDTPGLVRYAIRKGIVTADN
- a CDS encoding sigma-54-dependent Fis family transcriptional regulator, which translates into the protein MSVPVGSNVWLAGTSAPIREVERALGHLAHANVNMVIHGESGTGKRILAERIYRQGPHASEPFIAISLEKLGEAEIERVLFSEDGGALAPNAPRATVYLNAVDVLPPRLQAQMTLSLAQRDHDHDVRIIAGTAAPLEELTRLGRFRRDLFFRLAVVRIALPPLRERREDIAVVADRVVEEWCEAAGAPRPGLSRLAVAELMSYAWPGNARELEQTLEAVLALSRGTEVTPERIRAVLGRRPRRFAAPDVFPLRQLERDYIAGVLSSCNWNQSLAARRLGIGRNTLMRKIKTFGLRGEAAA
- a CDS encoding glycosyltransferase family 39 protein gives rise to the protein MHAPLLSRRRASLAAGIVALVAVVALALFVDLGRPAFWDPGESRYAETVREMTATGNWIAPTLAFARYYDKPPPYFWVVAGSFAAFGRTEWAARLPSAVAAVATIALVVAFGWSRVGPRAALGAGVVLVTAAQLVALGRSVRMDMLLTFLTSATLLQSFLLLADDGRPAARSRPSATWPLYVTTVLGILVKGPVGLVLPLLVIGAFVLATHTPLRAARLRPGVVSIVAIAGLFSWYVVQAVYTPDYLWTFLWQHNLGRFAGRALAGHAEPIWFYAWILPVTFLPWTLFLPGAVRRAFVRARRGDRLATFLLLWCALPFVFFSLSRAKLATYLLPIFPALALIVATYLDRVLRAPVATRARALAVPSLLWSGALTTVALGAPIGVAISHPSYARAALAALPLAAFGAAGWWLRRRAAWRAVPALIAAGMLTLQVLFFRVGAPAVDDFASLRDAARAADALPANTLVFAYKTRGHSFTYYGGRSLLRVRSPAAVAAALGRRTPTAALVKTRHFEAIGAHLTRPACVWWRSPSGRALIANVPTPDGSGVLLAAPGDPAAGDGC
- a CDS encoding MMPL family transporter, which translates into the protein MADAAYRAIIRFPWLVLAVVAVVTVLLGAGARHLRVDSSVGTLLPRDDPGQALYAQVIERFGNDEIDIVGVLAPDVLSASTLEKIRTVTTRVAAIDGVAQVISLTNVRDPIADVLNPPLLIPEVPKTTEARDRLRARIKDNPLFAGNLISPDSHGAAINVFFEDDEPGEEAAQRIDRALEQILADAYDEASPERFYMTGLSHLKVRGLDLMRRDLAVLTPASLALMIAVLFFSFRTRRGVVLPLLCVLVGVLWTMGVMGWIGEPISLGTLVLPSLLIVIGSSYATHVVARYYLELETPTGTEHPVHRALRQAGLPVFISGLATMIGFSALLLNSIQAVRALGMYSVIGITFLFLLAMTLVPALIMVMPERRYRRVPAEGERGGLGQALSRLAQIDIRHRRVIFIVAAGLVALSVMALPRIEADTNFLAYFPRDSPVRFAHTAISSRIAGALPFYVVVGTGQPQSMLDMRALRELRELQRYLESLPGVSRTVAFTDYLDLLDAGLRASGDIVVDEQGNEVKPADVKSFWDDPSRLGEVLALVRQNPDTFRSVIARDFGQANVLVRTRFETSTEIAEVVSRIRAWAEQHPGMPAEPTGSIILLNGTTDDVVWGQVKSVSVALAVIFVVMSLLFLSAKVGFIAMLPNIVPVMFFFGILGWSNIMLNIGTSIIAAIALGIAVDNTIHYMVRFNRELQVTYDERQSLSAALSTVGRPIVYTSVALTLGFLVMRLSDFVPIRDFGSLSAATMLAALVTNVVLLPALLAQTRIVTLWDLLFVKLGKDPHKTVRLFHGLRRAQARIAVLLGRLQNVPAGEAAVRQGELGEEMYVIINGRADVVVQGADGRRRLVHQLKRGDVFGEMGLVRRQQRTADIIAVEDLELLAVDQRFLERLQRRYPRIAATVFLNLTRILSDYVERTTDRLAAAR
- a CDS encoding non-heme iron oxygenase ferredoxin subunit; the encoded protein is MSEFVKVAEVKDVPVGTGVSVEAGGKPIAVFNCDGTFYAIDDTCPHQGGPLGEGELVGTVVACPWHEWRFDARTGVNTDDAACKVATYAVKVEGGAVLVQI
- the ilvE gene encoding branched-chain-amino-acid transaminase — its product is MLVSIDGRLVPRADARISVFDHGLLYGDGVFEGIRVYDRRIFRLDAHLARLEASAHAIALALPMDRAALATVVRDAVRANRQVDGYIRLVVTRGEGPLGLDPTTCTRPTVIVIVADLAVYPAERYTSGIRVVTAATRQVPAASVDPRIKSLNYLKNVLARLEAHQAGAAEALMLNPEGFVAECTADNVFVVRGQRILTPPATDGALDGITAGVVRDLARAAGFGWDERRLARYDLFVADECFLTGTGAEIIPVVSLDGRRIGTGEPGPATRRLSAAFHELAAREGDPVF